The sequence AAGGGAGAGCAAATGCTGGAGAAATGTGCGTGAGGTAACACTGGGGAAATGTGGGAGAAGGGAGAGCGAATGCTGAAGAAACATGTTAGAGCTAACACTGGGGAAATGTGGGAGAGGTGGGAGCGAATGCTGGAGAAATGTGCGTGAGGTAACACTGGGGAAATGTGGGAGAGGTGAGAGCAAATGCTGGAGAAATGTACGAGAGGTAACACCGGGGAAATGTGGGAGAGGTGGGAGCGAATGCTGGAGAAATGTGCGAGAGGTAACACTGGGGAAATGTGGGAGAAGGGAGAGCGAATGCTGGAGAAATGTGCGAGAGGTAACACTGGGGATGTGTTGGAGAAGGGAGAACGAATGCTTGAGAACCATGTGAGAGCTAACACTGGGGTTATGTGGGAGAAGGGAGAGCGAATGCTGGAGAAATGTGCGTGAGGTAACAACGGGGAAATGTGGGAGAGGTGAGAGCGAATGCTGGAGAAATGTGCGTGAGGTAACACTGGGGAAATGTGGGAGAAGTGAGAGCGAATGCTGGAGAAACATGTGAGAACTAACAATGGGGATGTGTAGGAGAAGGGAGAGCGAATGCTGGAGAAATGTGCGAGAGGTAACACTGGGGATATGTAGGAGAAGGGAGAGCGAATGCTGGAGAAATGTGCGTGAGGTAACACTGGGGAAATGTGGGAGAGGTGAGAGCGAATGCTGGAGAAATGTGCGACAGGTAACACTGGGGAAATGTGGGAGAAGTGAGAGCGAATGCTGGAGAAATGTGCGAGAGGTAACACCGAGGAAATGTAGGAGAAGGGAGAGCAAATGCTGGAGAAATGTGCGTGAGGTAACACTGGGGAAATGTGGGAGAAGGGAGAGCGAATGCTGAAGAAACATGTTAGAGCTAACACTGGGGAAATGTGGGAGAGGTGGGAGCGAATGCTGGAGAAATGTGCGTGAGGTAACACTGGGGAAATGTGGGAGAAGTGAGAGCAAATGCTGGAGAAATGTACGAGAGGTAACACCGGGGAAATGTGGGAGAGGTGGGAGCGAATGCTGGAGAAATGTGCGAGAGGTAACACTGGGGAAATGTGGGAGAAGGGAGAGCGAATGCTGGAGAAATGTGCGAGAGGTAACACTGGGGAAATGTGGGAGAGGTGGGAGCGAATGCTGGAGAAATGTGCGTGAGGTAACACTGGGGATGTGTTGGAGAAGGGAGAACGAATGCTTGAGAACCATGTGAGAGCTAACACTGGGGTTATGTGGGAGAAGGGAGAGCGAATGCTGGAGAAATGTGCGTGAGGTAACAACGGGGAAATGTGGGAGAGGTGAGAGCGAATGCTGGAGAAATGTGCGTGAGGTAACACTGGGGAAATGTGGGAGAGGTGGGAGGGAATGCTGGAGAAATGTGCGTGAGGTAACACTGGGGAAATGTGGGAGAGGTGGGAGCGAATGCTGCAGAAATGTGTAGGACATGAAATGATGTAGAAATGTATAGGAAGTGAGATCTAATGCCCAGATGCATAAGGCATGATCTGCTGCCACAAAATATACATTGGGGAGATGGAGCACAGACAGTCACTAATAGAGTATGTTcgatcattaaagtgaatgggcatGCCACAGTGTACATGAGCATATTTATTTTGTCAATATCTCAAAGTATACCTGCCTTATGAAGCAGGAACCCACAGAGTTGTCATGGTAGAAGTCTCTAGAGATGTTTGATGAACAGAGGTGCTGGGTAAAGTAGTTGACTGGTGGTAGATGCATTAAATATTGAACCTTGTTGAGTGGGACCATGATAAGACAGCTCTCTGTGGTGAGTGATGGAGCCTCCTCAGATCCTGTTGGTTTCATTCGCTGCCTCCATCATCACTTGGTCTCCCCAGAGAGAGCAGGGTTTTAGAGTACCAGGGACCCAAATTTGTATTATAAGAATAGAAACCTATTGCGAATATTATAGCATTACCACTGGGTGAAACCTGTAGACCATCTGGTGAACAGTGCAGAGGAATTGTCATAGATATGAGATGGAGTCCGGTAAGAGGGTGGAGGACCTATTAGCCATCTAGATTATATGTGAGACTTTCCATCCAGAACACATTACATTCCTCATCATTTTCATCATAAACATTGGAACCATAATGAGGACCCCTCCTAATTTGTCCCTTTTATTTTGTCAGGAGGTGGCATGGACTCCAGAGGAGCACTGACCTTCTTCTGTATTTTCCTCTTATCTGTGCACTCATGTCAGGCGCAGAGCTGCCAAGCTCATATGCCAGGACTACATGGAATACCTGGAACTCCTGGTGCAGATGGGAAGGATGGAGCAGATGGAGAGAAGGGAGATCAGGGTAAGCCAATGCCGAGCGATGGTGGAGGGGTGGAGGTTGGGGAGATGGCACCTCCTGTTTATAATCCATTGTCTCCTGTACATCAGGTCCTCCTGGAACCTTTGTTGGTTGGAATGAAGAAGATGAAAGAGGAGACCCTGGTCTGCCTGGAAATCCTGGAAAAGTTGGACCAAAAGGGCCAATGGGTCCCCCAGGTCAACCTGGACCCAGAGGCCTAAAAGGCTTGAAAGGAGAATCTGGAGAATATAAGACAGAGGTGCATTCTGCATTCTCAGTAAAGAAGACCACCATAGGGAACCCGCGCAAGGATCAGCCTATTCGTTTTGACCAAGAGATCATTAACGTGAACAAACAATATGACATCCGTACTGGTAAGTTCACCTGTCAGTACCCAGGTCTCTACTATTTCACGTACCATGCCTCATCCAGGGGACACCTCTGCATCAACATCGTCAAAGGCCGATTCAACAGTGAATCAAAGAAGTTTGTCATCTTCTGTGACCAGGTCTTAAACATcttccaggcaaccacaggtggtGTTGTGCTAAAGGTCAGCAAGGGTGAGTCCATCTGGCTGGAGCCCACTGACAAGAACCACATGTTGGGCACTCAGGGGGCAGACTGTATATTCTCTGGCTTCCTCCTCTTCCCAGAGTCTTAAGTCTGACCCGGAGGAAATCTTCTGACTTCCAAGACAAAACTGACTGTCAGAGAGCCAAGCAACGACCTATGGACGTTGTGCGAATCCTCACCGCTGACTCTTGCTTATGCTGTTATATTATACATAGTAACCCCCACTCCCCCAGGTTTACACCAGGGCCACATAACAGGCACCAGATGACATGCGTATGCTCTGCAATCTTCATATGCACCCCCTTCTCCGAGTAAATTCTAGAAACTATAAGATGTTTTCCTATATGGACAAATCGCCCCCTTGCATTCTCAAAATGTCAAAATGTAATCAAAAATTAAATGTTGGAATGTTAATCCAAAGCTTCCTTCACCAGATGACACATCATATTCATGTCATGAGAGCAACCTATGTCATGAGTGGGTAtagggaggggaggcagaggagaaccacaggtactaggcctcactggtatctaggcaaccacaggtaaaagaccttactggtatccaggtaactatgggggagatttatcaaacatggtgtaaagtgaaactggctcagttgtccctagcaaccaatcagatttcaccttttattttccaaagagtctgtgaggaatggaaggtggaatctgattggttgctaggggcaactgagccagcactactctacaccatgtttgataaatctccccctatatgtactaGGTCTCACTGGTATCCAAGTAACCACAaatactaggcctcactggtatccaggtaaccacaggtactagaccTCACTAGTATCCAAGTTATCACAGATACTCGGTCTCACTAGTATCTAGGCatccacaggtactaggcctcactggtatccaggtaaccacagatACTAGGCCTTACTGGTATCCAgtcaaccacaggtactaggcctcactggtatccaggcaactacaggtactaggcctcactggtatccaggtaaccacagatactaggcctcactggtatccaggcaaccacagttgctaggcctcactggtatccaggtaaccacaggtgctag is a genomic window of Dendropsophus ebraccatus isolate aDenEbr1 chromosome 12, aDenEbr1.pat, whole genome shotgun sequence containing:
- the C1QB gene encoding complement C1q subcomponent subunit B; amino-acid sequence: MDSRGALTFFCIFLLSVHSCQAQSCQAHMPGLHGIPGTPGADGKDGADGEKGDQGPPGTFVGWNEEDERGDPGLPGNPGKVGPKGPMGPPGQPGPRGLKGLKGESGEYKTEVHSAFSVKKTTIGNPRKDQPIRFDQEIINVNKQYDIRTGKFTCQYPGLYYFTYHASSRGHLCINIVKGRFNSESKKFVIFCDQVLNIFQATTGGVVLKVSKGESIWLEPTDKNHMLGTQGADCIFSGFLLFPES